A stretch of DNA from Sebastes umbrosus isolate fSebUmb1 chromosome 14, fSebUmb1.pri, whole genome shotgun sequence:
GTACTAGAGTAACATGACAGaccgacacacacaaaccttgtCCTCAGGCAGAGTGACTCTGCAGGCCATGTCCCAGGTTAGAGAGAACATGACGGGCATGAAGTTGGTGACAAACGGTTTGTGtctgcctccctcctccttaCTCAGAACGTACACCTGTAATACAGGAAGCACAaacatgtccacacacacatcagagttTCAGTTACTGGATACAGTGAGATATGTAGTTCATTTTAAAATAGCAAAAACTAAACTCAGAAGTCTTTAACTCAGTGAAGTGAGTGATTACTGCGGCATCTGGCTGGTCTCCTAGTTTGCCTTTAAAACTGTTCTTTTGCCACTACACTTGttgcattatacagtatagaGCCATCTAATAGATGCGACTATTGTCCTGTCTCCGCTCAATAATCAGCCATTTAGATTAAATGATTGTTCAGAAATATTACAAATCAACAACAAGTGCAACTTTGTGCTCTCAGACCTGGGCCTTGATAGTCTGGTGCGGCATGATGGATCCTGGTTTGCACATCACCATCCCTCTCCTAATATCCTCTCTCTTCAGTCCACGGACCAGAGCGCCCAGGTTATCTCCTGCTTCTGCCCGATCCAGAGACTTGTGGAACATCTCAATACCTGAGGAAAAACAGGACGAACAGCAAGGTGAAATTCCTGTGTATACACCAATACTCATACAGTATTACATAACTTTGAACACACCAGAATCAGACTTGTATTCAGCAGCATTTTTAGAGCAGTAACTCATCATCTACGCATGTAAGTAGActaatttttttcttcatcaatGTATAAAGTGCTGGAGGACACTTACAAGATTGTTCCTGGACAGGTGACAAAATATTTTAAGCCGCGTGTGGGCCTTGAGGCGGAAAGTATAATTTAAAATTAACACATCAGACCATAATCTCCCATACAGTAGGTGTTTATCTGGGCTGAGATCTTGTGCTTGTGAAGGCCATGACACATCAAACCATTCAGTGAGCCCTCATGCCCTGTATGGAAGCATCTGCATTTTGATTCAGgttttttccctttaatttgtcacccgGTGGGTCATGTGCGTTGTGAACAGCACAGAAGCTCCTCCTCTGAGTTTCTGTTGCTTTTTCCTTTAACTCACCTGTAACCACGGACTTGAAGGCGCGATTGTGGCCCACAAACTCACAGTCGTCTGCTTTCTTGATGATACCCCTCTCCATAGTGCCTGTCACCACAGTACCTCTGCCTGAAAGACACAAATGATAACACTCATATTTAGAGCAAGTAACTTTTTCGCCACCATCTGACTCGTTTTGCATTTTACAGCTAGCAGCAGAGCAAATCGGTCATATTTCACCACTACGTACAGGGAACTACATTAAAGTTGTGAATTCATTACAAGAAACTAATACTGCCAATATTCCTCCTTAATTGTTAGCCTTACAGTTCAATGTCGAGATGAAGTGTGTGCAGGTTGCATTTCTTATAATGTTTTCATACCTGGGATTGAGTAAACACCTTCAATGGGCAGAAGAAAAGGTTTTTCAAGCTCTCTTTTGGGCAGAGGAACGTAAGAATCCACGATCTCCAGCAGTTTCATCACTGCGTTCACACCAAGTTCAGGCTGTCTGCTCTGAGATGGAGCAACGAAAAAAATATTCAGTCAGTTCACATACAGATGCCTCACATCAGAGAGTCAAAATGTACCGTTAGGGCTGCAAACTACAAGTGAATTCAGCAGTGGTTAAGATGAGCAGATTTATCTATGACTGCCAGCATTCCCCTCACCTCCAGGGCGCAGAGGGCTGAGCCTATCACAACAGGCGTGTTCTCGCCATCGTAGCCGAACTCTGTGAGCAGCTCGCGGATCTCGATCTCCACCAGCTCCACCATCTCCTTGTCCTCCACGGCATCTGCCTTGTTGATGAAAACCACCACATACTCGACGCCTATCTGCCTCGCCAACAGCAGGTGCTCTCGTGTCTGAGGCATCTGGCCGTCAGTGGCCGCCACCACCAGGATGCAGCCGTCCATCTGAGCTGTGCCTGTAATCATGTTCTGAAAAAGGAAAGAGGTCGGGGTAATTAAAGGGGATTCATTACGTTTTTAAGTAATTCATACAGTAAATGATTAAGCTTAAAATGCTTAAAGAGAAACAAGGATTCTgatcagctaaaaaaaaacaaagctgcaTCATGTTCAGCACTTTCAGGATGCTTTGTGGAAGTAAAGCGGATTACCTTGACGTAGTCAGCATGACCAGGACAGTCTGTGTGAGCATAATGTCTGTTGGCTGTGGTGTACTCTACATGAGAGGCGTTGATGGTGATTCCTCTAGCCTTCTCCTCGGGGGCATTGTCAATGTCCTCGTATTTTTTATAGTTAGCACCACCAGCATCAGAGAGCACTGAGGACCCAAAAAACACACCAAGGTTTTGATTTTCTGATTTCTTGTTTGACTTTTCATCATAGATCAGTGGAGCAAATTCAGTCTCAAGATCAAATTGTGTTGGATTTAAAAGCTAGGACGTCAAATATTCTACCTTTTGTGATGGCTGCGGTCAGGGTTGTCTTGCCGTGATCAACATGGCCAATTGTTCCGATGTTCACATGGGGCTTGTCTCTGCTGTATGTCTTCTTAGCCTCTGCAGCAAAGGTCCGCCGACTCAGAGGCACAGCACACTTTGAGACAAAGACAAACCCAGAAATTACAGTTACAAAATCCACAgtaaacagcatgtaaacactgCAGTTTGTGAGCACACTCACCAATTTGAAGGAGCTGTGCAGGAGGCCTGGCGAGGACAGCTGAAGGGCTGAGAAGAGggaatgaaaatatgaaaatcatATAAACTTTAGAAAATGGATAATTATTTGACAGGATACTCCAGTGTAGTTCATCCTATAATTCCAATAgcgaaatataattattaaataatgtttatagtaaagtaattttcaataaatgtataggtaaatattatattaagaaatattatttttacaaagcaattctaaagcctaaattaaatatatatggtaacacttcattttacaggtccacaaatgtcatggtaattaggtgataattagcaagta
This window harbors:
- the tufm gene encoding elongation factor Tu, mitochondrial; translation: MASLVGLRACFSALQLSSPGLLHSSFKLCAVPLSRRTFAAEAKKTYSRDKPHVNIGTIGHVDHGKTTLTAAITKVLSDAGGANYKKYEDIDNAPEEKARGITINASHVEYTTANRHYAHTDCPGHADYVKNMITGTAQMDGCILVVAATDGQMPQTREHLLLARQIGVEYVVVFINKADAVEDKEMVELVEIEIRELLTEFGYDGENTPVVIGSALCALESRQPELGVNAVMKLLEIVDSYVPLPKRELEKPFLLPIEGVYSIPGRGTVVTGTMERGIIKKADDCEFVGHNRAFKSVVTGIEMFHKSLDRAEAGDNLGALVRGLKREDIRRGMVMCKPGSIMPHQTIKAQVYVLSKEEGGRHKPFVTNFMPVMFSLTWDMACRVTLPEDKEMVMPGEDTSLTLTLRQPMVLEKGQRFTLRDGNRTIGTGLVTDILSQKDEEQFNWG